The following are from one region of the Corythoichthys intestinalis isolate RoL2023-P3 chromosome 17, ASM3026506v1, whole genome shotgun sequence genome:
- the surf6 gene encoding surfeit locus protein 6 isoform X1: MDLAAKDSYIQKLASKVIHRQENEPKKRPYAPFKGQKDSGPPQKKKKCKKKSFKDGKKPTVTPVKNSNPVSAHKEHLKVRTKQTSEEGDVKARFSTVDVLRRRLHEKIEETRAQQGVPKEALMEEVQAKRAKRKLERERKKRKKKEFQLKRLAEAQAQSQQVEVKREEADAQHVPTGVAKRQENAVIFNAVETVEDKYADKVTKRKAKKQRVKGQITPLTGRNYKQLLSRLEARKDKLDKLREKDEAKAQEVEDRMKWTNALYKAEGVRIKDDEAMLRSALASKEKKRSQRKKQWDERSQVVVEKMQKRQDKRRRNIQNRKNAKMEKKKKKARKKGRVLLEDLEKVNK, translated from the exons ATGGATCTTGCAGCGAAGGACTCGTACATCCAGAAATTGGCGAGTAAAGTGATACACCGTCAGGAGAATGAACCAAAGAAGAGGCCATACG caccGTTTAAGGGTCAGAAGGATTCCGGTCCAccacagaagaagaaaaagtgCAAAAAGAAGTCATTCAAAGATGGGAAGAAGCCCACCGTGACGCCGGTAAAAAATTCGAATCCAGTATCGGCACACAAGGAACACTTGAAAGTGAGGACCAAACAAACATCAGAAGAAG GAGATGTGAAAGCCAGATTCTCCACCGTTGATGTCCTACGGAGGAGGCTGCACGAGAAGATCGAAGAGACCAGAGCTCAG CAGGGCGTTCCCAAGGAGGCGCTAATGGAGGAGGTCCAGGCCAAGCGAGCCAAGCGGAAGTTGGAGCGCGAGCGTAAGAAGCGAAAGAAGAAAGAGTTCCAGTTGAAAAGATTAGCCGAAGCCCAAGCGCAAAGCCAGCAAGTCGAGGTAAAGCGCGAAGAGGCGGACGCGCAACACGTTCCGACGGGCGTGGCCAAACGACAGGAAAATGCCGTGATCTTCAATGCTGTAGAAACGGTGGAGGACAAGTACGCTGACAAGGTTACGAAGAGAAAAGCCAAAAAGCAGCGCGTCAAGGGGCAAATCACGCCGCTGACAGGACGCAACTACAAGCAACTGCTGAGCCGTCTGGAGGCGCGCAAGGACAAACTGGACAAGCTGCGGGAGAAGGACGAGGCCAAAGCCCAAGAGGTGGAGGACAGGATGAAGTGGACCAATGCGCTGTACAAGGCCGAGGGGGTCAGGATCAAGGACGACGAGGCTATGCTGCGCTCCGCCTTGGCCAGCAAGGAGAAGAAACGCAGCCAGCGCAAGAAACAATGGGACGAGCGCAGCCAAGTGGTGGTGGAGAAGATGCAGAAAAGGCAGGACAAGCGACGCAGGAACATCCAGAATAGGAAGAACGCTAAGatggagaagaagaagaaaaaggccaggaagaaGGGCAGAGTTCTGCTGGAGGACTTGGAAAAAGTCAACAAGTAG
- the surf6 gene encoding surfeit locus protein 6 isoform X2: MDLAAKDSYIQKLASKVIHRQENEPKKRPYAPFKGQKDSGPPQKKKKCKKKSFKDGKKPTVTPVKNSNPVSAHKEHLKVRTKQTSEEGDVKARFSTVDVLRRRLHEKIEETRAQGVPKEALMEEVQAKRAKRKLERERKKRKKKEFQLKRLAEAQAQSQQVEVKREEADAQHVPTGVAKRQENAVIFNAVETVEDKYADKVTKRKAKKQRVKGQITPLTGRNYKQLLSRLEARKDKLDKLREKDEAKAQEVEDRMKWTNALYKAEGVRIKDDEAMLRSALASKEKKRSQRKKQWDERSQVVVEKMQKRQDKRRRNIQNRKNAKMEKKKKKARKKGRVLLEDLEKVNK, translated from the exons ATGGATCTTGCAGCGAAGGACTCGTACATCCAGAAATTGGCGAGTAAAGTGATACACCGTCAGGAGAATGAACCAAAGAAGAGGCCATACG caccGTTTAAGGGTCAGAAGGATTCCGGTCCAccacagaagaagaaaaagtgCAAAAAGAAGTCATTCAAAGATGGGAAGAAGCCCACCGTGACGCCGGTAAAAAATTCGAATCCAGTATCGGCACACAAGGAACACTTGAAAGTGAGGACCAAACAAACATCAGAAGAAG GAGATGTGAAAGCCAGATTCTCCACCGTTGATGTCCTACGGAGGAGGCTGCACGAGAAGATCGAAGAGACCAGAGCTCAG GGCGTTCCCAAGGAGGCGCTAATGGAGGAGGTCCAGGCCAAGCGAGCCAAGCGGAAGTTGGAGCGCGAGCGTAAGAAGCGAAAGAAGAAAGAGTTCCAGTTGAAAAGATTAGCCGAAGCCCAAGCGCAAAGCCAGCAAGTCGAGGTAAAGCGCGAAGAGGCGGACGCGCAACACGTTCCGACGGGCGTGGCCAAACGACAGGAAAATGCCGTGATCTTCAATGCTGTAGAAACGGTGGAGGACAAGTACGCTGACAAGGTTACGAAGAGAAAAGCCAAAAAGCAGCGCGTCAAGGGGCAAATCACGCCGCTGACAGGACGCAACTACAAGCAACTGCTGAGCCGTCTGGAGGCGCGCAAGGACAAACTGGACAAGCTGCGGGAGAAGGACGAGGCCAAAGCCCAAGAGGTGGAGGACAGGATGAAGTGGACCAATGCGCTGTACAAGGCCGAGGGGGTCAGGATCAAGGACGACGAGGCTATGCTGCGCTCCGCCTTGGCCAGCAAGGAGAAGAAACGCAGCCAGCGCAAGAAACAATGGGACGAGCGCAGCCAAGTGGTGGTGGAGAAGATGCAGAAAAGGCAGGACAAGCGACGCAGGAACATCCAGAATAGGAAGAACGCTAAGatggagaagaagaagaaaaaggccaggaagaaGGGCAGAGTTCTGCTGGAGGACTTGGAAAAAGTCAACAAGTAG
- the LOC130905766 gene encoding surfeit locus protein 1 — MFPLRTLLVSYNRALLATCKQTNVVHVRRTLHLHRTPLLTRTDARWVGLRHSSGSVAASGQEDFLKWFLLLIPATTFGLGTWQVKRRQWKLQLIDDLTRLTTAEPVPLPIDPLELQQLEYRRVRVRGRYEHDKELYILPRSPVDPEKEAREAGRLSSSGETGANVVTPFYCTDLGITILVNRGYVPRQKISPESRTKGQVEDEVEVVGVVRLTEQRKPFVPNNDPDRNRWHYRDVEAMANVTGAQPIFIDADFGSTIPGGPVGGQTRVTLRNEHMQYIITWYGLCATTAYMWYAKFVKKIKV; from the exons ATGTTTCCGCTAAGAACACTGCTGGTTTCCTACAATAGAGCATTGCTCGCGACTTGTAAACAA ACGAATGTCGTTCACGTCAGGAGGACGCTTCACCTGCATCGGACACCTCTCTTAACAAGAACAGATG CCAGGTGGGTTGGACTGCGGCACTCGTCCGGTTCGGTGGCGGCGAGCGGACAAGAGGATTTCCTCAAATGGTTTCTCCTGCTGATCCCGGCCACTACGTTCGGACTCGGTACTTGGCAG GTGAAACGTCGACAATGGAAATTACAGTTGATCGATGATCTGACCAGACTCACCACGGCCGAGCCTGTCCCGCTTCCTATCGA CCCCCTGGAGCTTCAACAGCTGGAGTACAGACGGGTGCGCGTGCGCGGCCGCTACGAGCACGACAAGGAGCTGTACATCCTGCCACGTTCGCCTGTCGACCCCGAGAAGGAGGCCAGGGAGGCGGGACGCTTGTCGTCTAGCGGAGAAACTGGCGCCAACGTGGTCACACCGTTTTACTGCACGGACCTCGG CATCACAATCCTGGTGAACCGAGGTTACGTCCCCAGGCAGAAGATTTCACCAGAGAGCAGGACCAAGGGCCAG GTAGAGGATGAAGTGGAGGTGGTCGGCGTGGTCCGGCTGACGGAGCAGCGCAAGCCTTTCGTGCCTAACAACGACCCCGACCGAAACCGATGGCACTACCGCGACGTAGAAGCCATGGCGAACGTGACGGGAGCTCAACCCATCTTCATTGACGCCGATTTTG GCAGCACCATCCCAGGCGGGCCGGTCGGCGGTCAGACGAGGGTGACGCTAAGGAATGAACACATGCAGTATATTATCACCTG GTACGGTTTGTGCGCAACCACCGCTTACATGTGGTACGCAAAGTTCGTCAAGAAGATTAAAGTGTAA